A single genomic interval of Antarcticibacterium arcticum harbors:
- a CDS encoding autotransporter outer membrane beta-barrel domain-containing protein has translation MIQKLLVTFCLLVFSTVHSQIKYEQGYIIDHNGNKSDVLIQNAEWKANPSFVNYKTNLNADVRKGTVNEIKEFKVGNFHYVGVKVNVDQSSHITKDLSFDRNPEFKEETLFLRKLVEGPANLFVIDGSNIRYFYSTREKPIEQLISKRYNVNGRIARNNQFRQQLLSGLQCEGMNLSDVQHLDYRRESLINYFVQYNTCVDNSYVFESIKREGEFNFYFKGGVQFANLTVERGLNAKGVEMSGLGYRASVELEYVFPFNRNKWAAYFEPAYRTFSGEKKLTEVFNADLSAQYSSVELGLGVRHYFFLNEDSKLFLNLAYVYDVPVGSEVLFANTNRNMDPVLTDFNSSPSINVGVGLNFKNKYLVEARYGINQEFNGFLEVPENYYLDWRTKYSAVTLMVGYRFF, from the coding sequence ATGATTCAAAAATTGCTAGTTACTTTCTGTTTGTTAGTTTTTTCTACCGTGCATTCTCAAATAAAATATGAACAAGGTTATATTATTGATCATAACGGAAATAAAAGCGACGTGCTTATTCAAAATGCAGAGTGGAAGGCAAATCCCTCCTTTGTAAATTATAAAACCAATCTTAACGCTGATGTTAGAAAAGGCACTGTCAATGAAATTAAAGAATTTAAGGTAGGCAATTTTCATTATGTGGGTGTCAAAGTAAATGTTGACCAATCAAGTCACATTACAAAAGATTTAAGTTTTGATAGAAATCCTGAGTTTAAGGAGGAAACACTTTTTTTAAGGAAGTTGGTGGAGGGGCCTGCTAATCTTTTTGTAATAGATGGGAGTAATATCAGGTATTTTTATAGTACACGAGAAAAACCAATTGAGCAGCTTATATCTAAAAGGTATAATGTAAATGGAAGAATTGCACGCAATAATCAATTTCGTCAACAATTATTATCCGGTTTACAATGTGAGGGCATGAATTTATCTGATGTGCAACATCTCGATTATCGTAGAGAGTCACTTATCAATTATTTTGTACAATACAATACGTGTGTGGACAACTCCTATGTTTTTGAAAGCATAAAAAGAGAGGGGGAGTTCAATTTTTATTTCAAAGGTGGGGTGCAATTTGCAAATCTCACAGTGGAAAGAGGCCTCAATGCAAAAGGAGTTGAAATGAGTGGTTTGGGATATAGAGCAAGTGTTGAACTTGAGTATGTATTCCCCTTTAACCGGAATAAATGGGCAGCTTATTTTGAACCAGCCTACAGAACATTTTCAGGGGAAAAGAAATTAACAGAGGTATTTAATGCAGATCTTTCAGCACAATACTCTTCGGTAGAACTTGGCCTGGGAGTAAGACATTATTTTTTCCTAAATGAAGATTCGAAACTCTTTTTAAACCTTGCATACGTTTACGATGTACCTGTGGGGTCTGAAGTTTTATTTGCTAATACCAATCGCAATATGGATCCGGTTCTTACAGATTTTAATTCATCACCAAGTATTAACGTAGGTGTAGGGCTTAATTTTAAAAATAAATATCTTGTTGAAGCAAGATATGGTATCAACCAGGAATTTAATGGTTTTTTAGAAGTTCCGGAAAATTACTACCTGGATTGGAGGACTAAATATTCTGCCGTAACCCTTATGGTTGGATACAGGTTTTTCTAA
- the eno gene encoding phosphopyruvate hydratase: MSIIINIHARQIFDSRGNPTVEVDVTTENGVLGRAAVPSGASTGEHEAVELRDGGKDYMGKGVSKAVENVNTTLVEALLGYSVFEQNLIDQAMIELDGTPNKAKLGANAILGVSMAVAKAAANELNMPLYRYLGGVSANTLPLPMMNIINGGSHSDAPIAFQEFMIMPVKAKNFTEALKMGTEIFHNLKKVLHDRGLSTAVGDEGGFAPTLDGTEDALDTILLAIKKAGYKGGKDVMIALDCAAAEFYVKGKYDYSKFEGKAGKVRSSEEQADYLAELASKYPIISIEDGMDENDWKGWKYLTEKIGDKVQLVGDDLFVTNVERLGRGIKEGIGNSILIKLNQIGTITETIAAVNMAKNAGYTSVMSHRSGETEDSIIADLAVALNTGQIKTGSASRSDRMAKYNQLLRIEEELGSAAYFPQEKAFKI; the protein is encoded by the coding sequence ATGAGCATAATTATAAATATTCATGCCCGTCAAATCTTCGATTCCAGAGGAAATCCCACCGTTGAAGTAGATGTTACTACAGAGAATGGTGTATTGGGAAGGGCAGCAGTACCTTCAGGTGCTTCAACAGGAGAACATGAGGCCGTAGAACTTCGGGATGGAGGAAAGGACTATATGGGGAAAGGAGTTTCAAAAGCAGTTGAAAATGTAAATACAACCCTTGTTGAAGCTCTGTTGGGATATTCAGTGTTCGAGCAAAATCTTATTGACCAGGCCATGATAGAATTGGATGGTACTCCTAATAAGGCAAAACTAGGAGCTAATGCTATTTTGGGTGTTTCTATGGCCGTTGCCAAAGCTGCAGCCAATGAATTGAATATGCCATTATACAGGTATCTGGGAGGGGTAAGTGCCAATACCTTGCCTTTGCCTATGATGAATATAATTAACGGAGGTTCCCACAGTGATGCTCCTATTGCTTTTCAGGAATTTATGATCATGCCGGTAAAAGCAAAGAATTTCACTGAAGCCCTTAAAATGGGTACTGAGATCTTCCATAATCTTAAAAAAGTTCTTCACGACCGTGGCTTAAGTACGGCGGTGGGTGATGAAGGTGGATTTGCGCCTACCTTAGATGGGACCGAAGATGCTCTGGACACGATCTTGCTTGCAATTAAAAAAGCCGGTTACAAAGGAGGAAAGGATGTTATGATCGCACTTGATTGTGCAGCTGCCGAATTTTATGTGAAAGGCAAGTATGATTATTCCAAATTTGAAGGGAAGGCAGGTAAAGTAAGAAGTAGTGAAGAACAGGCAGATTATCTCGCAGAACTGGCTTCCAAATATCCTATTATCTCCATAGAAGACGGGATGGACGAAAATGACTGGAAAGGTTGGAAATATTTAACTGAAAAAATTGGCGACAAAGTACAGTTGGTAGGAGATGATCTTTTCGTGACCAATGTAGAGCGATTAGGCCGCGGTATTAAAGAAGGAATTGGAAATTCAATATTGATCAAGCTTAACCAGATTGGAACAATTACTGAAACTATCGCTGCGGTAAATATGGCTAAAAATGCCGGTTATACTTCCGTCATGTCTCACCGTTCGGGGGAAACAGAAGACAGTATTATTGCAGATCTTGCAGTTGCTTTAAACACCGGTCAAATCAAAACTGGTTCGGCCTCACGTAGCGACAGGATGGCAAAATATAACCAACTATTAAGAATAGAAGAAGAGCTTGGAAGTGCCGCTTATTTTCCTCAGGAAAAGGCTTTTAAGATCTAA